The following proteins come from a genomic window of Ictidomys tridecemlineatus isolate mIctTri1 chromosome 9, mIctTri1.hap1, whole genome shotgun sequence:
- the LOC144366536 gene encoding uncharacterized protein LOC144366536, with protein sequence MSHLSQQRIYSGESPFSCKVCGKVFSHKSNLTEHEHFHNREKPFEYNECGRAFSQNQYVIKHTHTGEKLFECNDCGKSFSQKVNLLTHQKIHTGEKPFECKDCGKAFIQKSNLIRHQRTHTGEKPFICKECEKTFSGKSNLTEHEKIHIGEKPFKCNECGTAFGQKKYLIKHQNIHTGEKPYECNECGKAFSQRTSLIEHVRIHSGDKPYECNVCGKAFSRSSSLTVHVRSHTGEKPYGCNECGKAFSQFSTLALHLRIHTGKKPSQCSECGKTFSQKSHHIRHQKIHTH encoded by the coding sequence ATGTCACACCTCAGTCAGCAGAGAATTTATAGTGGGGAAAGCCCCTTTTCCTGTAAAGTATGTGGGAAAGTCTTCAGCCACAAATCCAATCTTACTGAGCATGAGCATTTTCATAATCGAGAGAAACCTTTTGAATATAATGAATGTGGGAGGGCCTTTAGCCAAAATCAGTATGTTATTAAACatactcatactggagagaagctttTTGAGTGTAATGATTGTGGAAAATCCTTCAGCCAGAAAGTGAACCTCCTTACCCATCAgaaaatccacactggagagaaaccttttGAGTGCAAAGATTGTGGGAAAGCTTTCATTCAGAAGTCCAACCTTATCAGACACCAGAGaactcacacaggagagaagccctttATATGTAAGGagtgtgaaaaaacttttagtgggAAATCAAATCTTACTGAGCATGAGAAAATTCACATTGGAGAAAAACCCTTTAAATGTAATGAGTGTGGAACAGCTTTTGGCCAGAAGAAGTACCTCATAAAGCATCAAAacattcacactggagagaaaccctatgaatgtaatgaatgtggaaaagccttttctCAACGAACATCACTTATTGAGCATGTGAGAATTCATTCAGGTGATAAACCTTATGAATGCAATGTATGTGGAAAAGCCTTCTCTCGGAGTTCATCTCTCACTGTACATGTAAGAAGCCATACAGGTGAGAAACCTTATGGatgtaatgaatgtggaaaagctttctcTCAGTTCTCAACCCTAGCTCTGCATTTAAGAATACATACAGGTAAGAAACCTTCCCAATGCAGTGAATGTGGGAAAACTTTCAGCCAGAAGTCACACCATATTAGACATCAGAAAATTCATACTCATTAA